The following are encoded together in the Ictidomys tridecemlineatus isolate mIctTri1 chromosome X, mIctTri1.hap1, whole genome shotgun sequence genome:
- the Mospd1 gene encoding motile sperm domain-containing protein 1, translating to MHQQKRQPELVEGNLPVFVFPTELIFYADDQSTHKQVLTLYNPYEFALKFKVLCTTPNKYVVVDAAGAVKPQCCVDIVIRHRDVRSCHYGVIDKFRLQVSEQSQRKALGRKEVVATLLPSAKEQQKEDEEKRIKEHLTESLFFEQSFQPENRTVSSGPSLLTVFLGVVCIAALMLPTLGDVESLVPLYLHLSVNQKLVAAYILGLITMAILRT from the exons ATGCATCAACAAAAAAGACAACCAGAGCTAGTGGAAGGAAATCTTCCCGTTTTTGTGTTTCCCACAGAGCTAATATTTTATGCAGATGATCAGTCAACACATAAACAAGTGTTGACGCTGTACAATCCCTATGAGTTCGCCTTGAAGTTCAAAG ttttgtgTACTACTCCAAATAAGTATGTTGTCGTTGATGCTGCAGGTGCAGTAAAGCCTCAGTGTTGTGTGGATAT TGTGATTCGTCATAGAGATGTTCGATCCTGTCACTATGGTGTAATAGATAAATTCCGTCTCCAAGTTTCTGAGCAAAGCCAGAGGAAAGCTTTAGGAAGGAAAGAGGTTGTTGCTACTCTTCTCCCATCTGCAAAAGAACAACAAAAGGAAGAcgaggaaaaaagaataaaggaacatttaactgaaagtttattttttgaacaATCGTTTCAACCAG aaaacagaactgTCTCCTCAGGACCTAGTTTACTAACTGTCTTCCTGGGAGTGGTGTGCATTGCAGCCCTGATGCTGCCCACGCTGGGGGATGTGGAATCGCTGGTGCCTCTCTACCTCCACTTAAGTGTGAATCAAAAATTAGTGGCTGCTTATATCTTAG